One segment of Enterobacter ludwigii DNA contains the following:
- the fumD gene encoding fumarate hydratase FumD — MGNVTKDEALYQEMCRVVGKVVLEMRDLGQEPKHIVIAGVLRTALANQRVKRSELTTQAMETVVKALAG, encoded by the coding sequence ATGGGTAATGTGACCAAAGACGAAGCGCTGTATCAGGAGATGTGTCGGGTGGTCGGGAAGGTCGTTCTGGAGATGCGTGATTTGGGGCAGGAGCCGAAGCATATTGTCATTGCGGGGGTGCTGCGTACGGCGCTGGCGAACCAGCGCGTAAAACGTAGCGAGTTAACCACCCAGGCGATGGAAACCGTGGTCAAAGCGCTGGCCGGTTGA